One region of Mycolicibacterium insubricum genomic DNA includes:
- a CDS encoding superoxide dismutase, with translation MADYTLPDLDWDYGALEPHISGQINELHHNKHHAAYVAGVNSAVAKLEEARANDDHAAIFLNEKNLAFHLGGHVNHSIWWKNLSPNGGDKPTGDLAAAIDDQFGSFDKFRAQFTAAANGLQGSGWAVLGYDSLGDKLLTFQLYDQQANVPLGIIPLLQVDMWEHAFYLQYKNVKADYVKAFWNVVNWEDVQNRYAAATTKTQGLIFG, from the coding sequence GTGGCCGACTACACGCTGCCCGACCTGGACTGGGATTACGGTGCCCTGGAGCCCCACATCTCCGGTCAGATCAACGAGCTGCACCACAACAAGCACCACGCCGCGTACGTCGCCGGCGTGAACTCGGCGGTGGCCAAGCTCGAGGAGGCCCGCGCCAACGACGACCACGCGGCGATCTTCCTCAACGAGAAGAACCTCGCTTTCCACCTCGGTGGGCACGTCAACCATTCGATCTGGTGGAAGAACCTGTCCCCCAACGGCGGCGACAAGCCCACCGGAGACCTGGCCGCCGCCATCGACGACCAGTTCGGGTCGTTCGACAAATTCCGCGCCCAGTTCACCGCCGCGGCCAACGGCCTGCAGGGGTCCGGCTGGGCGGTGCTCGGCTACGACAGCCTCGGTGACAAGCTGCTGACCTTCCAGCTCTATGACCAGCAGGCCAACGTGCCGCTGGGCATCATCCCGCTGCTGCAGGTCGACATGTGGGAGCACGCCTTCTACCTGCAGTACAAGAACGTCAAGGCCGACTACGTGAAGGCCTTCTGGAACGTCGTCAACTGGGAGGACGTGCAGAACCGCTACGCGGCGGCGACCACCAAGACCCAAGGTCTGATCTTCGGCTGA
- a CDS encoding transcriptional regulator — protein MSTTFAARLNRLFDTVYPPGRGPHTSAEVIAALKSEGITMSAPYLSQLRSGNRTNPSSATTTALANFFRIKPAYFTDDDYYEKLDAELTWLSAVRTDEGARRIATTTVGLSPEAKQELLRTAEELRRREHLDG, from the coding sequence ATGAGCACGACGTTCGCCGCACGGCTTAATCGCCTGTTCGACACGGTCTACCCACCCGGTCGCGGCCCGCACACCTCCGCCGAGGTGATCGCCGCGCTCAAATCCGAGGGCATCACGATGTCGGCGCCGTACCTGTCGCAGCTCCGTTCCGGCAACCGGACCAATCCGTCGAGCGCCACCACCACCGCGCTGGCGAACTTCTTCCGCATCAAGCCCGCCTACTTCACCGACGACGACTACTACGAGAAGCTCGACGCCGAGCTGACCTGGCTGTCGGCGGTCCGCACCGACGAGGGCGCACGTCGCATCGCGACCACTACCGTCGGACTCTCCCCGGAGGCCAAGCAGGAATTGCTTCGCACCGCCGAAGAACTGCGCCGCCGCGAACACCTCGACGGCTGA
- a CDS encoding metallopeptidase family protein: MPVRMTPRRFEELVGDALDLLPPELAAALDNVVVLVEGRHPTEPDLLGLYEGIALTERDSFYAGALPDTITIYRDALLDMCHDEPEVVSEVAITVIHEIAHHFGIEDDRLHELGWG, translated from the coding sequence ATGCCGGTCCGGATGACCCCGCGCCGGTTCGAGGAACTCGTCGGCGACGCCCTCGACCTGCTACCGCCCGAGCTCGCCGCGGCGCTCGACAACGTTGTGGTGCTGGTCGAGGGCCGGCACCCGACCGAGCCCGACCTGTTGGGTCTCTACGAGGGCATCGCCCTGACCGAACGGGATTCGTTCTACGCCGGCGCGCTGCCGGACACCATCACCATCTACCGCGACGCTCTGCTCGACATGTGCCACGACGAGCCGGAGGTCGTGTCCGAGGTGGCCATCACCGTCATCCACGAGATCGCGCACCACTTCGGCATCGAGGACGACCGCCTGCACGAACTGGGTTGGGGTTAG
- a CDS encoding CPBP family intramembrane glutamic endopeptidase, whose protein sequence is MQPRTIRIELAIVLATTFGLAAATATLQLIDFALRGLGEQRVALNPRRSYYDVIDAGLHLASIAQLLAWGALAVYLLWRSGITPRRIGLGRFRAAPDLLGGLGLAALIGIPGLGLYVVARRLGLAAQVVPAQTDVRWWVIVLLIAAAIANAWAEEVVVVGYLLTRLEQLKVRPRVALLASAALRGGYHLYQGFGAGLGNLVMGLVFGYTWRRSGRLWPLIVAHAVIDVVAFVGYALLANRAGWLR, encoded by the coding sequence GTGCAACCCCGCACCATCCGCATCGAGCTGGCGATCGTCCTCGCGACCACCTTCGGCCTGGCCGCCGCCACCGCCACACTGCAACTGATCGACTTCGCCCTGCGCGGTCTCGGCGAACAGCGCGTCGCCCTCAATCCGCGGCGCTCCTACTACGACGTGATCGACGCCGGACTGCACCTGGCGTCCATCGCCCAGCTGCTGGCCTGGGGCGCGCTGGCCGTCTATCTCCTCTGGCGCAGCGGGATCACCCCGCGGCGCATCGGCCTGGGCCGCTTCCGGGCCGCCCCGGATCTGCTGGGCGGACTGGGGCTCGCCGCCCTCATCGGGATCCCGGGACTGGGCCTGTACGTCGTGGCCCGACGGCTCGGCCTGGCCGCCCAGGTGGTGCCCGCCCAGACCGACGTGCGCTGGTGGGTGATCGTGCTGCTGATCGCCGCCGCGATCGCCAACGCCTGGGCCGAGGAAGTGGTGGTGGTCGGCTATCTGCTCACCCGACTGGAACAGCTGAAGGTGCGACCGCGGGTGGCCCTGCTGGCCTCGGCCGCACTGCGCGGCGGCTATCACCTGTATCAGGGGTTCGGTGCCGGGCTGGGCAACCTGGTGATGGGCCTGGTGTTCGGCTACACCTGGCGGCGCAGCGGACGGCTGTGGCCGCTGATCGTCGCGCACGCCGTCATCGACGTCGTCGCGTTCGTCGGCTACGCGCTGCTGGCCAACCGGGCCGGTTGGTTGCGCTGA
- a CDS encoding glycerophosphodiester phosphodiesterase family protein — protein sequence MPNRRSTSNPSAPAGSPSPHADAVSGESPRVVAHRGASAQRPEHTRGAYELALDQGSDGLECDVRLTRDGQLVCVHDRRVDRTSNGTGVVSEMTLAQLNELDFSSWHDGGAGDEPGVLCLTELVELAFDWGQPVTLFIETKHPVRYGALVERRLLELLDGYGLVEPRHAARVHAVMMSFSTAAVWRVRRSAPMLPTVQLGEAARFLGAGSAGASGAANAGPPGVRSVGPSIGTLRERPQLVERAVAAGRGVYCWTVDEFADVTFCRDVGVNWVATNHPGRTRKWLGG from the coding sequence ATGCCGAACCGCCGGTCGACGTCGAACCCGTCGGCGCCGGCCGGATCGCCTAGTCCGCATGCCGACGCGGTGAGCGGCGAGTCCCCGCGCGTCGTCGCGCACCGGGGTGCGTCGGCGCAGCGGCCCGAGCACACCCGGGGTGCCTACGAGCTGGCGCTGGACCAGGGGTCCGACGGGCTTGAGTGCGATGTGCGGTTGACCCGGGACGGGCAACTGGTCTGCGTTCACGACCGGCGGGTCGATCGCACCTCCAACGGCACCGGCGTGGTCAGCGAGATGACGCTGGCGCAACTCAACGAGCTCGACTTCTCGTCCTGGCACGACGGCGGCGCCGGAGACGAGCCGGGGGTGCTGTGCCTGACCGAACTGGTCGAGCTGGCCTTCGACTGGGGTCAACCGGTCACGCTGTTCATCGAGACCAAACATCCGGTGCGCTACGGCGCGCTGGTGGAGCGACGGCTGCTGGAGCTGCTGGACGGTTACGGACTGGTCGAACCGCGGCACGCGGCCCGCGTGCACGCGGTGATGATGTCCTTCTCGACGGCGGCGGTCTGGCGGGTGCGTCGCAGTGCCCCCATGCTGCCGACCGTGCAGCTGGGCGAGGCGGCGCGGTTTCTCGGTGCCGGGTCCGCCGGGGCGTCGGGCGCAGCCAACGCCGGGCCGCCGGGCGTCCGGTCGGTAGGACCGTCCATCGGCACGCTGCGGGAACGGCCGCAGCTGGTGGAGCGTGCCGTGGCGGCCGGGCGCGGGGTGTACTGCTGGACCGTCGACGAGTTTGCCGATGTCACGTTCTGCCGGGATGTCGGCGTGAACTGGGTGGCCACCAACCATCCGGGCCGGACCCGGAAGTGGCTGGGCGGCTGA
- the pheA gene encoding prephenate dehydratase: MPRIAYLGPQGTFTEAALNAMVDAGLIPGPPSGVELVPVISTPAALAAVRDGNADYACVPIENSIDGSVLPTLDALETGSPLQIFAELTLDVAFSIVVSPGDARARRIATVAAFPVAAAQVRRWLAENLPDAEVVPAISNAGAALDVAEGRADAGVSTALAAQRYGLATLADGVVDEPNARTRFVLAGAPAPPSLRTGADRTSVVLWLANEPGGLAAALSELGMRGIDLTRIESRPTRRQLGTYVFFVDFIGHVDDEAVAEALKALYRRCSQVRYLGSWPVDNPDGVTPPAPDEADGWLAGLREGRP, encoded by the coding sequence GTGCCGCGCATTGCATACCTGGGCCCGCAAGGCACCTTCACCGAAGCCGCGTTGAACGCCATGGTGGATGCCGGGCTGATCCCCGGCCCGCCGTCGGGCGTCGAACTCGTGCCGGTGATCAGCACGCCGGCGGCGCTGGCCGCCGTGCGCGACGGCAACGCCGACTACGCCTGCGTGCCGATCGAGAACTCCATCGACGGGTCGGTGCTGCCGACGCTCGACGCGCTGGAGACCGGCAGCCCGCTGCAGATCTTCGCCGAGCTGACCCTCGACGTGGCCTTCTCCATCGTCGTGTCGCCCGGGGACGCGCGCGCTCGCCGGATTGCGACGGTCGCCGCGTTCCCGGTGGCGGCCGCGCAGGTGCGGCGCTGGCTGGCGGAGAACCTGCCCGACGCCGAGGTGGTCCCGGCGATCTCCAACGCCGGGGCGGCCCTCGACGTGGCCGAGGGCCGGGCCGACGCCGGGGTCAGCACGGCGCTGGCCGCCCAGCGCTACGGGCTGGCGACCCTGGCCGACGGCGTCGTCGACGAACCCAACGCCCGCACCCGCTTCGTGCTGGCCGGAGCCCCGGCACCACCCTCCCTGCGCACCGGGGCCGACCGCACCTCGGTGGTGCTATGGCTGGCAAACGAACCGGGCGGGCTGGCCGCCGCGTTGTCGGAGCTGGGCATGCGCGGGATCGATCTCACCCGCATCGAGTCCCGACCGACCCGGCGTCAGCTCGGCACGTACGTGTTCTTCGTGGATTTCATCGGGCACGTGGACGACGAGGCCGTGGCCGAGGCGCTCAAGGCGCTGTACCGGCGGTGCTCCCAGGTCCGCTACCTGGGGTCCTGGCCGGTCGACAACCCGGACGGGGTGACTCCGCCGGCGCCCGATGAGGCCGACGGCTGGCTGGCCGGGCTCCGCGAGGGGCGGCCGTGA
- a CDS encoding DUF2470 domain-containing protein, whose amino-acid sequence MRGVPVALATIPAPTTAERIRSACLRAGAALLALDGADPENAAVHHLLADGSFAVTVPADGVAALTVAAAVGPRGRAEGVQGLLELTDYAPLPLREPVRSLVWIRGVLRPVPKSEIPALLDLIASEDPNPALLNVNAGPRARGTTPLAEPDGKVGAEDIVLLLEPDSIVVADADGAESVGIGALLAARPDPFCAMESGWLRHLDAAHQDVIGRLAARLPSTLRQGRVRPLGLDRYGMRLRVESDSGDHDIRLPFPAPVDDIAGLSKAIRILMGCPFVNGLRPRHT is encoded by the coding sequence ATGAGAGGGGTTCCCGTGGCACTGGCGACCATCCCGGCACCGACCACCGCCGAGCGCATCCGCAGCGCCTGCCTGCGCGCCGGTGCCGCACTTTTGGCCCTCGACGGTGCCGACCCCGAGAACGCCGCCGTGCACCACCTGCTGGCCGACGGGTCGTTCGCCGTCACCGTCCCCGCCGACGGCGTGGCGGCGCTGACCGTGGCCGCCGCGGTCGGGCCCCGGGGCCGCGCCGAAGGTGTACAGGGACTGCTGGAACTCACCGACTACGCCCCGCTGCCGCTGCGCGAGCCGGTGCGCTCCCTGGTGTGGATCCGCGGCGTGCTGCGTCCGGTGCCGAAATCGGAGATTCCCGCGCTGCTCGACCTGATCGCCAGCGAGGACCCCAACCCGGCCCTGCTGAACGTCAACGCCGGGCCTCGCGCTCGCGGAACGACACCGCTCGCCGAACCCGACGGGAAGGTCGGCGCGGAGGACATCGTGCTGCTGCTGGAACCGGACTCCATCGTGGTCGCCGACGCCGACGGCGCCGAGTCCGTGGGCATCGGCGCCCTGCTGGCCGCCCGGCCGGACCCGTTCTGCGCCATGGAGTCCGGCTGGCTGCGCCACCTAGACGCGGCCCACCAGGACGTGATCGGTCGGCTGGCGGCCCGGCTGCCCAGCACCCTGCGCCAGGGCCGCGTCCGGCCGCTGGGCCTGGACCGTTACGGCATGCGGCTGCGCGTCGAATCCGACAGTGGTGATCACGACATCCGGCTGCCGTTCCCGGCCCCGGTCGACGACATCGCGGGCCTGAGCAAGGCCATCCGCATCCTGATGGGCTGCCCGTTCGTCAACGGCCTGCGACCCCGCCACACCTGA
- a CDS encoding ferritin, translating into MTADEPTFIDLLHAQVGNEFFACQQYTAVAVYFDGQDLPQLAQRFYQQSIEERNHAMMIVRYLLDKGADVEIPGVPPVVNNFDSVRAPVELALRQEREVTDQVTRLAKAARAEGDYLGEQFMGWFLKEQVEEVASMTTLLTIVDRADGNLFHLESFVARELNTRGSADPTAPTAAGGAI; encoded by the coding sequence ATGACCGCCGACGAGCCGACCTTCATCGACCTGCTGCACGCGCAGGTGGGGAACGAGTTTTTCGCCTGCCAGCAGTACACCGCCGTGGCCGTGTACTTCGACGGCCAGGACCTGCCGCAGCTGGCCCAGCGCTTCTACCAGCAGTCCATCGAGGAACGCAATCACGCGATGATGATCGTGCGGTATCTGCTCGACAAGGGCGCCGACGTGGAGATCCCCGGCGTACCGCCGGTGGTCAACAACTTCGACTCGGTGCGCGCGCCCGTCGAACTGGCCCTGCGGCAGGAGCGCGAGGTCACCGATCAGGTGACCCGGCTGGCCAAGGCGGCCCGCGCCGAGGGCGACTATCTCGGCGAGCAGTTCATGGGCTGGTTCCTCAAGGAGCAGGTCGAGGAGGTCGCCTCGATGACCACGCTGCTGACCATCGTCGACCGGGCCGACGGCAACCTGTTCCACCTGGAGAGCTTCGTCGCCCGCGAGCTAAACACCCGCGGATCGGCCGATCCGACCGCGCCGACGGCCGCCGGCGGCGCGATCTGA
- a CDS encoding ferritin, translating into MHVAEAAESKFHILLTDQVRNEFTASQQYLAIAVHCDDADLPQLARFFYTQAEEERAHALRVVRYLLDRGIRVEVPGVDEVRNDFDDIRDAVALALASEQVVTDQVTRLAAAARDEFDFLGEEFMGWFLKEQVEEVATMTTLLRVVDRAAGNLFDIEDFVAREMVPGAVAAPAE; encoded by the coding sequence GTGCATGTAGCAGAGGCGGCCGAATCCAAGTTCCACATCCTGCTGACCGACCAGGTCCGCAACGAATTCACCGCCTCCCAGCAATACCTCGCGATCGCCGTGCACTGCGACGACGCCGACCTGCCCCAGCTGGCCCGGTTCTTCTACACCCAGGCCGAGGAGGAACGCGCGCACGCCCTGCGGGTGGTGCGCTACCTGCTCGACCGCGGCATCCGGGTCGAGGTCCCCGGTGTCGACGAGGTCCGCAACGACTTCGACGACATCCGCGACGCCGTCGCGCTGGCGCTGGCCTCCGAACAGGTGGTGACCGACCAGGTCACCCGGCTGGCCGCCGCCGCCCGCGACGAGTTCGACTTCCTGGGCGAGGAGTTCATGGGCTGGTTCCTCAAAGAGCAGGTCGAGGAGGTCGCCACCATGACCACGCTGCTGCGTGTCGTCGACCGCGCCGCGGGCAACCTGTTCGACATCGAGGACTTCGTGGCCCGGGAGATGGTCCCGGGCGCGGTCGCCGCTCCCGCCGAGTAA
- a CDS encoding peptidase, translating into MASGSGQAIGLAPFQLDGALKGFVVSGRWPDSTKEWAQLLIVTVRIASVPGLLSTTTVFGVREELPERPEPGTVGLVLAEGPVVGDEAVEPGRFAGHQPPALLVLHPPSETTPTLPECAGAASGCVLLPGLPHLGLEHRAAWVEAESDGTVTSMVSRVGIDPIADPDTAVLAMLLAS; encoded by the coding sequence ATGGCTTCCGGATCCGGTCAGGCCATCGGCCTGGCCCCCTTCCAACTCGATGGTGCGCTCAAGGGCTTCGTGGTCTCGGGGCGCTGGCCGGACTCCACCAAGGAATGGGCGCAGCTGTTGATCGTGACGGTCCGGATCGCGTCGGTGCCCGGCCTGCTGTCCACCACGACGGTGTTCGGGGTCCGCGAGGAACTTCCCGAACGGCCCGAGCCGGGCACCGTCGGCCTGGTGCTGGCCGAGGGGCCGGTCGTCGGCGATGAAGCCGTGGAACCCGGGCGCTTCGCGGGCCACCAGCCTCCGGCGCTGCTGGTTCTGCACCCCCCGTCGGAAACCACCCCGACGCTGCCCGAATGCGCGGGCGCCGCGTCGGGGTGCGTGCTGCTGCCCGGATTGCCCCACCTAGGCCTGGAGCATCGCGCGGCGTGGGTGGAAGCCGAGTCCGACGGCACCGTCACCTCGATGGTGAGCCGCGTCGGCATCGACCCGATCGCCGATCCCGACACCGCGGTGCTGGCCATGCTGCTGGCCTCCTGA
- a CDS encoding DUF6474 family protein yields MGLIRKRKSRATRRAEAKALKTKARAQAKYEAKNERRRIKAESRSANRATAAALKASRDADKTAIKVAETELKAAREGRVLSPTRIRRSLTVTRLLAPVLVPVVYRAAIAIRGHLDQQRADRLGVPLAQLGQYSGESGVLSARVAGAEKSLRALVEAHPKDAETKQFAGAIGARLADLAAAITASESMPPARRRTAQAAVSDQLDGIEADLLARLGVG; encoded by the coding sequence ATGGGCTTGATCAGGAAGCGGAAGAGCAGGGCAACCCGGCGCGCTGAAGCCAAGGCACTCAAGACCAAGGCGCGGGCGCAGGCCAAGTACGAGGCGAAGAACGAACGACGCCGGATCAAGGCCGAATCGCGCAGCGCGAACCGGGCAACGGCCGCGGCGCTCAAGGCATCCCGGGACGCCGACAAGACCGCCATCAAGGTCGCCGAGACCGAACTCAAGGCCGCCCGCGAAGGGCGCGTGCTGTCCCCCACCCGGATCCGCCGCAGCTTGACGGTGACCCGCCTGCTGGCGCCGGTGCTCGTTCCCGTCGTCTATCGGGCAGCGATCGCCATCCGCGGGCATCTCGACCAGCAGCGCGCCGATCGCCTCGGCGTCCCGCTGGCCCAGCTCGGCCAGTACTCCGGGGAGAGCGGCGTGCTGTCGGCACGGGTGGCCGGGGCGGAGAAATCCCTGCGCGCACTGGTCGAGGCGCACCCCAAGGACGCCGAGACCAAACAGTTCGCCGGCGCCATCGGTGCCCGGTTGGCCGACCTGGCGGCCGCCATCACCGCTTCCGAGTCCATGCCCCCGGCTCGCCGTCGCACCGCCCAGGCCGCCGTGTCCGACCAGCTCGACGGGATCGAGGCAGATCTGCTCGCCCGGCTCGGAGTCGGCTGA
- a CDS encoding LCP family protein, translating to MAQPTRRIGDRIPLSPRTFPPSEATPRRLPPATPTPAGRPRRNRAASSSRSDAPPPNRRPPAPAAPQPPKPPKPPRKRRRWGRIILTLLLVAILLLIGAVLAVGVSTDRALRHTDAFTDYPERPVAGSGTTWLLVGSDSRQGLSEAQQDQLATGGDIGDGRTDTILLVHVPAYGADTPATMVSIPRDSYVPIPGYGRDKINAAFSLGGAPLLTQTVEQTTGLRVDHYAEIGFGGFAGVVDALGGVTVCPVEPVDDPLAGINLPAGCQNLGGSAALGYVRSRATPRADLDRMVHQREFLTALLHRVSEPSVWLNPWNWTTIPQAVAGALTVDTDTRVWDLARLGWAMRDATTVTVPIGEYTWADAGQVVIWDHQPAADLFDALGSDRPIPQSVLDAQP from the coding sequence ATGGCCCAGCCCACCCGCCGAATCGGCGACCGGATACCGCTGAGTCCGCGTACCTTCCCACCCTCCGAGGCCACCCCCCGGCGCTTGCCGCCGGCCACTCCGACCCCGGCGGGCCGCCCCCGGCGCAACCGTGCCGCCTCCTCGTCGCGATCCGATGCCCCCCCGCCGAATCGCCGACCTCCGGCACCAGCTGCCCCGCAGCCGCCGAAACCCCCGAAGCCGCCGCGCAAACGCCGGCGCTGGGGACGGATCATCCTGACCCTGCTGCTGGTCGCGATCCTGCTGCTGATCGGCGCGGTGCTGGCGGTCGGGGTGTCCACCGATCGCGCGCTGCGGCACACCGACGCGTTCACCGACTACCCGGAGCGGCCGGTCGCCGGCAGCGGCACCACCTGGCTGCTGGTCGGTTCCGACAGCCGCCAGGGCCTCTCCGAGGCGCAACAGGACCAGCTGGCCACCGGCGGCGACATCGGCGACGGCCGCACCGACACCATCCTGCTCGTGCACGTGCCGGCCTACGGCGCCGATACGCCGGCGACCATGGTGTCGATCCCCCGCGACTCCTACGTCCCGATCCCCGGCTACGGCCGCGACAAGATCAACGCCGCATTCAGCCTGGGCGGCGCGCCGCTGCTCACCCAGACCGTGGAGCAGACCACCGGCCTGCGGGTGGACCACTACGCCGAGATCGGCTTCGGCGGGTTCGCCGGCGTCGTCGACGCCCTCGGCGGGGTGACCGTCTGCCCGGTCGAACCGGTCGACGATCCGCTGGCCGGTATCAACCTGCCCGCCGGCTGCCAGAACCTCGGCGGCAGCGCCGCGCTGGGGTATGTCCGCAGCCGAGCTACCCCGCGCGCGGACCTGGACCGCATGGTGCACCAGCGGGAGTTTCTCACCGCGCTGCTGCACCGGGTTTCGGAGCCGTCGGTGTGGCTCAACCCGTGGAACTGGACGACGATTCCGCAGGCGGTCGCCGGGGCGCTGACCGTCGACACCGACACCCGGGTGTGGGATCTGGCGCGGCTGGGCTGGGCCATGCGCGACGCCACCACCGTCACCGTCCCGATCGGCGAGTACACCTGGGCCGACGCCGGCCAGGTGGTCATCTGGGACCACCAGCCCGCGGCCGATCTGTTCGACGCTCTCGGGTCCGACCGGCCGATCCCCCAGTCTGTCCTCGACGCGCAGCCCTGA
- a CDS encoding histidine phosphatase family protein gives MLLRHGETDGNVAGRLDTRPPGSPLTPAGHRQARDFALAQPVPPGLLLHSVALRAGQTAAEISDITAVGCNEVDGVYEVQAGDLEDRADEAAHDEFTRIYRGWHSGALQLRMPGGESGRDVLDRYLPVVSDLRRGYLDNPDFTADLLVVSHGAAIRLVAAALAGIDGEFAMRNQLANTESVVLEPTDGGGWRCVQWAGLTLSPAEPA, from the coding sequence GTGCTGCTGCGCCACGGGGAGACCGACGGCAATGTGGCCGGCCGACTCGACACCCGGCCGCCGGGGTCGCCCCTCACCCCGGCCGGTCACCGTCAGGCGCGCGACTTCGCCCTGGCGCAGCCGGTGCCACCGGGGTTGCTGCTGCATTCGGTGGCGCTGCGGGCCGGTCAGACCGCCGCGGAGATCTCGGACATCACCGCCGTCGGGTGTAACGAGGTCGACGGTGTGTACGAGGTGCAGGCCGGCGATCTGGAGGACCGCGCCGACGAGGCCGCGCACGATGAGTTCACCCGGATTTACCGGGGTTGGCACAGCGGTGCCCTGCAGCTGCGCATGCCCGGCGGGGAGAGCGGCCGCGATGTGCTCGACCGGTACCTGCCGGTGGTTTCGGACCTGCGCCGCGGTTACCTCGACAACCCCGACTTCACCGCTGATCTGCTGGTGGTCAGCCACGGTGCCGCGATCCGACTGGTCGCCGCCGCCCTGGCGGGCATCGACGGGGAGTTCGCCATGCGCAATCAGCTGGCCAACACCGAGTCGGTGGTGCTGGAGCCGACCGACGGTGGCGGGTGGCGGTGTGTGCAGTGGGCGGGCTTGACGCTGTCCCCCGCCGAGCCTGCCTGA
- the rraA gene encoding ribonuclease E activity regulator RraA, with amino-acid sequence MTLTPQPTADLVDEIGPDVRSCDLQFRQFGGRDSFAGRIVTVRCYQDNALLKSVLGEPGEGRVLVVDGAGSLHTALVGDLIAELGRSNGWAGLVLNGAVRDAPTLRTLDIGIKALGTNPRKSTKTGAGERDVPIGFGGVTFIPGEILHSDDDGIVVL; translated from the coding sequence GTGACTCTCACCCCGCAACCCACCGCAGATCTGGTCGACGAGATCGGACCCGACGTCCGCAGCTGTGACCTGCAGTTCCGCCAGTTCGGTGGCCGGGATTCGTTCGCCGGTCGGATCGTCACAGTGCGCTGCTACCAGGACAACGCGCTGCTGAAGTCGGTGCTGGGCGAACCCGGTGAAGGCCGGGTGCTGGTGGTCGACGGCGCCGGCAGCCTGCACACCGCACTGGTCGGCGACCTCATCGCCGAGCTCGGCCGCAGCAACGGCTGGGCAGGGCTGGTCCTCAACGGCGCAGTCCGCGATGCCCCCACCCTGCGCACCCTCGACATCGGCATCAAGGCGCTGGGCACCAACCCGCGCAAATCCACCAAGACCGGAGCCGGTGAGCGTGACGTCCCCATCGGCTTCGGCGGCGTCACCTTCATCCCCGGCGAGATCCTGCACAGCGATGACGACGGCATCGTCGTGCTCTAA
- a CDS encoding DUF4328 domain-containing protein, with product MIQVCSSCGTRWNVRDQRREWCPRCPGALLAPTGAPAAGGAAPAAVAPDGAPAAGAAAAGSAPAAAVAPARPGYRWIAVRPGSPPRQRRPRVALGPTPHYQYIPRWSLPDPPPVTEDESAGEHNRMSARGVQIVATVTQAVLLGAAAAYLLRYLLMILNRTVLIYPFVALGANLLAVLGAVLSLVALLALTLVLTGWLVHRRELSYASRGEKDPRSRPELWAGCVVPIWNLFWSPVFVIELATAEAGYHRCRRQIRQWWLLWVASTLVSGAVMTVSGFALWTGFATDTQGVADTTLAAIVGYLLAAATVWALMRVFRDFEAKPVDRPLHRWVPVTAPQPVGVAEADSAEPADEPDAEPPVDVEPVGAGRIA from the coding sequence GTGATCCAGGTCTGTTCGTCCTGCGGCACCCGGTGGAACGTGCGCGACCAGCGCCGGGAATGGTGCCCACGCTGTCCGGGTGCCCTGCTGGCCCCGACGGGTGCCCCCGCCGCGGGCGGCGCGGCTCCTGCCGCGGTGGCGCCGGATGGTGCCCCCGCGGCCGGCGCGGCCGCCGCGGGCAGCGCCCCGGCCGCCGCTGTCGCGCCCGCCCGTCCCGGTTACCGCTGGATCGCGGTGCGGCCCGGATCCCCGCCGCGGCAGCGGCGACCCCGCGTCGCACTCGGCCCCACCCCGCACTACCAGTACATTCCGCGCTGGTCGCTGCCCGATCCGCCGCCGGTGACCGAGGACGAATCGGCCGGCGAGCACAACCGGATGTCCGCCCGCGGGGTGCAGATCGTCGCCACGGTGACGCAGGCGGTTCTGCTCGGCGCCGCGGCGGCCTACCTGCTGCGCTATCTACTGATGATCCTCAACCGCACCGTGCTGATCTACCCGTTCGTGGCGCTGGGCGCCAACCTGTTGGCAGTGCTGGGTGCGGTCCTCTCGCTGGTGGCGCTGCTGGCCCTGACCCTGGTGCTCACCGGCTGGCTGGTGCACCGCCGCGAACTGAGCTACGCCAGTCGCGGCGAGAAGGACCCGCGCTCGCGACCCGAGCTGTGGGCGGGGTGTGTGGTCCCCATCTGGAATCTGTTCTGGTCGCCCGTCTTCGTCATCGAGCTGGCCACCGCCGAGGCCGGCTATCACCGGTGCCGCCGGCAGATCCGGCAGTGGTGGCTGCTGTGGGTGGCCAGCACCCTGGTCTCGGGGGCCGTGATGACGGTCTCCGGCTTTGCGCTGTGGACCGGATTCGCCACCGACACCCAGGGCGTCGCCGATACGACGCTGGCCGCGATCGTCGGCTACCTGCTGGCCGCCGCGACGGTCTGGGCGCTGATGAGGGTGTTCCGCGATTTCGAGGCCAAGCCGGTCGACCGGCCGCTGCACCGCTGGGTGCCGGTCACCGCGCCGCAGCCGGTCGGCGTTGCGGAGGCGGACTCCGCCGAGCCGGCCGATGAGCCCGATGCCGAACCGCCGGTCGACGTCGAACCCGTCGGCGCCGGCCGGATCGCCTAG